In Longimicrobium sp., a single genomic region encodes these proteins:
- a CDS encoding 3-hydroxyacyl-CoA dehydrogenase family protein codes for MPDERTGTVAVLGAGTMGHGIAQVSAMAGYRVTLHDPQPGAVERGLGHVAANLAKGVERGKVTEADAEACRGRLAPAASLEDAVRDAWLVIEAAPEQMEIKERIFADVARHAPADAILATNTSSLSVTRIAAAAGAPERVIGLHFFNPVHIMKLLEVVRGRETSQATLDASLEYARRIGKEPIVVTDTPGFASSRLGVVLGLEAMRMVEQGVATPQDIDKAMELGYNHPMGPLKLTDLVGLDVRLGIAEYLHRELGGDQYAPPELLRRMVAEGKLGKKSGEGFYKW; via the coding sequence TTGCCAGACGAACGCACCGGAACCGTCGCCGTGCTCGGCGCGGGCACCATGGGCCACGGCATTGCGCAGGTCAGCGCGATGGCCGGATACCGCGTCACGCTGCACGACCCGCAGCCGGGCGCGGTGGAGCGCGGCCTGGGCCACGTCGCCGCGAACCTCGCGAAGGGGGTGGAGCGCGGGAAGGTGACCGAGGCCGACGCCGAGGCCTGCCGCGGCCGCCTGGCACCCGCCGCGTCGCTCGAGGACGCCGTGCGCGACGCGTGGCTGGTGATCGAAGCCGCGCCCGAGCAGATGGAGATCAAGGAGCGCATCTTCGCCGACGTGGCCCGCCACGCGCCCGCAGACGCCATCCTCGCCACCAACACCTCGTCGCTCTCCGTCACCCGCATCGCCGCGGCGGCGGGCGCGCCGGAGCGGGTGATCGGGCTGCACTTCTTCAACCCCGTGCACATCATGAAGCTGCTGGAGGTGGTGCGCGGGAGGGAGACGTCGCAGGCCACGCTCGACGCGTCGCTGGAGTACGCGCGCAGGATCGGCAAGGAGCCGATCGTGGTCACCGACACGCCGGGGTTCGCCAGCAGCCGCCTGGGCGTGGTCCTCGGCCTCGAGGCGATGCGGATGGTGGAGCAGGGCGTCGCCACCCCGCAGGACATCGACAAGGCGATGGAGCTGGGCTACAACCACCCGATGGGCCCGCTGAAGCTGACCGACCTCGTCGGCCTCGACGTGCGGCTGGGGATCGCCGAGTACCTGCACCGCGAGCTTGGCGGCGACCAGTACGCGCCCCCCGAGCTCCTCCGCCGCATGGTGGCCGAGGGGAAGCTGGGGAAGAAGAGCGGCGAAGGTTTCTACAAGTGGTGA
- a CDS encoding enoyl-CoA hydratase-related protein, producing the protein MPDFETIRLDRDGAVAILTVDRQEKRNALSSRVRAEIIATLDALRDDDGARVLVITGAGDKAFIAGADIAEFAERTPLEQRAAMAGRTVFAEIAAWPKPVIAMINGFCLGGGCELALACDIRVAADSAKLGQPEVNLGIIPGGGGTQRLPRIVGTGQAMRLVLSGELVDAAEALRIGLVDLVHPAAELREKTLELARKIAEKSPVALRMAKAAVRAAGEMPLSAGDAYETELFITAFASDDRREGVAAFLEKRPPRFTGK; encoded by the coding sequence GTGCCCGACTTCGAAACCATCCGCTTGGACCGCGACGGCGCCGTCGCCATCCTCACCGTCGACCGGCAGGAGAAGCGCAATGCGCTCAGCTCGCGAGTGCGCGCCGAGATCATCGCCACGCTCGACGCGTTGCGCGACGACGACGGCGCGCGCGTGCTGGTGATCACCGGCGCGGGCGACAAGGCGTTCATCGCCGGCGCCGACATCGCCGAGTTTGCCGAGCGCACGCCGCTGGAGCAGCGCGCCGCGATGGCCGGCCGCACCGTGTTCGCCGAGATCGCCGCCTGGCCGAAGCCGGTGATCGCCATGATCAACGGCTTCTGCCTGGGCGGCGGGTGCGAGCTGGCGCTGGCCTGCGACATCCGCGTCGCCGCCGACAGTGCGAAGCTCGGCCAGCCGGAGGTAAACCTGGGGATCATCCCCGGCGGCGGGGGCACGCAGCGGCTGCCGCGCATCGTGGGCACCGGCCAGGCGATGCGGCTGGTTCTCTCCGGCGAGCTCGTCGACGCCGCCGAGGCGCTCCGCATCGGCCTGGTCGACCTGGTCCATCCCGCCGCCGAATTGAGGGAGAAGACGCTGGAGCTCGCCCGGAAGATCGCGGAGAAGTCGCCCGTGGCGCTGCGCATGGCCAAGGCCGCCGTCCGCGCCGCCGGCGAGATGCCGCTGTCCGCCGGCGACGCGTACGAGACCGAGCTCTTCATCACCGCCTTCGCCAGCGACGACCGGCGCGAGGGCGTGGCCGCGTTCCTGGAGAAGCGCCCGCCGCGGTTCACGGGGAAATAG